Proteins encoded by one window of Salvia splendens isolate huo1 chromosome 14, SspV2, whole genome shotgun sequence:
- the LOC121765327 gene encoding protein SHOOT GRAVITROPISM 6-like isoform X5: MKFNIAFSQLVRFTRKISLHSFSMLKEDPLTFGALSVLKHLLPRLSESWHAKRPLLVEAVKSLLEERDLAVCKALSEVLIVVMASHCYLVGPVGELFVEYLVRHCAVTDLNGSDNDSSKDFVKSTGSFNPFMYKKSEVKIGGVSPTDLRDTCEKGLLLITVTIPEMEHVLWPFLLKMIIPRVYTGAVATVCRCISELCKHKNTQSDIIVSDFKARADLPIPEDLFARLVVLLHNPLAREQLVTHILAVLNQLAPLFPKNMILFWQDEIPKMKAYVSDPEDLKQDPLYQETWDDMVVNFVAESLDVIQDPGWAISLGNSFAKQYEIYSPEDEHSSLLHRCLGILLQKIHDRSYVHAKIDLMYTQANIALPVNRLGLAKAMGLVAASHLDTVLDKLKDILDNVGDSFFKRILSFFSDRAKMEESDDIHAALALMYGYAAKYAPSTVIEARIDALVGTNMLSRLLNVRHPTAKQAVITAIDLLGQAVIGAAESGTSFPLKKRDVLLDYILTLMGRDEEDGISDSNLDLLNTQCLALSACTTLVSVEPKLTIETRNHVLKATLGFFGLPDDPPDVINGLIHNLTTLLCAILVTSGEDGRSRAEQLLHILKQIDPYVSSSVEYQRKRGCLAAYEMLQKFRTICVSGYCALGCQGSCTHNKRIDRVMNNNFSNLPSAFISPSRDALCLGERIMVYLSRCADTNPEVRKISVQILDLVFNISLSLPKSANSSIDLDIELCYGALSALEDVVAILRRDASLDPSEVFNRVVSSVCILFTKDELVAALCSSSSAICDKVRQSAEGAIQAVDEFITKRGRELNDTDIARTTQSLLSATNHVIEKYLRQETLNAISALAENTTSRIVFDEVLAAAEKDIATKDVSRLRGGWPVQDVFHAFSQHTVLSHSFLEHIISILNERPIFQGDSVKGETSNNVGESSVEDNVLHAAMIALTAFFRGGARVGKKSAEQTYGAVFATLVLHLGNCHSLANSGQQEPLRALLVAFNAFCECVGDLEMGKILARDREQNEEETWIGLIGDLAWCISIKRPKEVPIISLILCKSLDRPSRYLREAAAAALSEFVRFSESFGPLLEQLVEGLTRHVSDDSPNVRRLCLRGLVQMPPVLVIQYTIQILSVIVALLDDPNESVQLTAVSCLQKVLGSASTEAVEPILFNLSVRLRNLQVCMNAKIRANAFAAFGAISTYGFGPQHDAFREQVLAAFPRLVLHLHDDDLGVRRACRNTFKRIAPLMELDSVVALANTHRFSSDHRGDYKDFLRDIAKLFTQHMSSRIDTYMASLIQAFEAPWPVIQANAIYLCSSIIALSSVQHISTLYLRQVFGMLIGKINRSPDAIVRATGSLALGLLLKSTNSSWKSTRLDAPDSHLVGRETEFSWRS; the protein is encoded by the exons ATGAAGTTCAACATTGCTTTCTCACAGTTGGTCAGGTTTACCCGGAAGATATCTTTGCATTCCTTCTCTAT GTTAAAAGAAGATCCTCTCACTTTTGGTGCACTTTCTGTCCTAAAACATCTTTTACCTAG attgtCTGAATCTTGGCATGCTAAACGGCCTTTGCTAGTGGAAGCAGTGAAAAGTTTGTTAGAAGAGAGGGATTTGGCTGTGTGCAAGGCACTTTCTGAGGTA TTGATTGTTGTTATGGCTTCCCATTGTTACTTGGTTGGTCCAGTAGGGGAGTTATTTGTGGAATACTTGGTACGACACTGTGCTGTAACAGATTTAAATGGGTCAGATAATGACAGTTCAAAGGATTTTGTTAAGTCGACTGGCTCTTTCAATCCTTTCATGTACAAGAAATCAGAG GTGAAGATTGGAGGTGTATCCCCAACTGATCTACGTGACACCTGTGAAAAAGGTCTCCTTTTGATAACTGTGACCATCCCTGAAATGGAG CATGTGCTCTGGCCATTTTTGCTGAAGATGATCATACCACGGGTTTACACTGGAGCAGTTGCCACG GTTTGCAGGTGCATCTCAGAATTATGCAAGCATAAAAATACCCAAAGTGATATAATTGTTTCTGATTTTAAAGCTCGTGCAGATCTCCCGATTCCAGAG GATCTTTTTGCACGTCTTGTGGTACTTCTTCATAATCCACTTGCGAGAGAGCAGTTAGTGACTCATATTCTGGCT GTCCTAAATCAGTTAGCTCCTCTATTTCCAAAGAATATGATCTTATTTTGGCAAGATGAG ATTCCAAAAATGAAAGCTTATGTGAGTGATCCAGAAGACCTAAAGCAGGATCCATTGTATCAAGAGACTTGGGATGACATGGTTGTTAAT TTTGTTGCGGAGTCATTGGATGTGATTCAGGATCCTGGTTGGGCAATATCTCTTGGGAACTCTTTTGCTAAACAATATGAAATTTATTCTCCTGAGGATGAGCATTCTTCGCTGCTTCACAG ATGCTTGGGCATTTTGCTGCAGAAAATTCACGATAGATCCTATGTCCATGCTAAGATTGACTTGATGTACACACAAGCTAACATTGCTTTGCCGGTGAATAGGCTTGGTTTAGCCAAGGCCATGGGACTG GTCGCTGCATCACACTTGGACACAGTTCTGGATAAGCTAAAAGACATTCTCGATAATGTTGGTGATAGTTTCTTTAAAAG GATTCTATCATTCTTTTCTGATAGAGCTAAAATGGAAGAGTCAGATGACATTCATGCCGCTTTAGCTCTTATGTATGGCTATGCTGCTAAGTATGCTCCATCTACAGTCATTGAAGCCAGAATAGATGCGCTTGTG GGGACCAATATGCTTTCACGTCTTCTTAATGTTCGCCATCCTACAGCAAAGCAGGCAGTTATCACAGCTATTGATTTACTAG GTCAGGCTGTTATTGGTGCTGCTGAAAGTGGTACATCGTTTCCATTGAAAAAGAGAGATGTGCTTCTTGATTACATATTAACTTTGATGGGCCGAGATGAAGAAGATGGAATTTCTGATTCTAACCTGGACCTATTGAACACTCAG TGCCTTGCTTTGAGTGCTTGTACAACTTTGGTTTCTGTGGAGCCAAAATTGACAATTGAAACAAGGAACCATGTTCTGAAG GCCACTTTGGGATTCTTTGGTTTACCAGATGATCCCCCTGATGTTATTAATGGTCTCATACACAACCTTACTACTCTTCTCTGTGCAATCCTAGTTACAAG TGGGGAAGATGGAAGAAGTCGAGCAGAACAGCTACTGCATATATTGAAACAGATTGATCCATATGTTTCTTCCTCTGTGGAATATCAGAGAAAAAGAGGCTGTCTTGCGGCATATGAGATGCTTCAGAAGTTCCGAACTATATGTGTTAGTGGTTACTGTGCACTTGGTTGCCAAGGAAGTTGCACCCACAACAAACGAATTGACCGTGTTATGAATAATAACTTTTCTAATTTACCAA GTGCATTTATATCCCCGAGTCGTGATGCTTTGTGTTTAGGGGAGAGGATCATGGTATATCTGTCACGCTGTGCAGATACAAACCCTGAAGTTAGAAAAATCTCCGTTCAG ATTCTTGATTTAGTTTTCAATATATCCCTTTCTTTACCGAAGTCTGCAAACTCTAGTATTGATCTTGATATTGAATTGTGTTATGGAGCTTTATCAGCACTTGAGGATGTGGTTGCTATTTTGAGGAGA GATGCATCACTTGATCCGTCAGAGGTGTTCAACAGGGTCGTTTCATCTGTGTGCATATTATTTACTAAGGACGAG CTTGTTGCTGCTCTATGTAGTAGCTCATCTGCTATATGTGACAAGGTCAGGCAGTCTGCCGAAGGTGCTATTCAAGCTGTGGATGAGTTTATCACTAAGAGGGGTAGGGAGCTAAATGACACTGATATTGCAAG GACGACACAATCCTTGCTTTCTGCTACAAACCATGTAATTGAGAAGTATCTACGTCAAGAAACACTTAATGCT ATATCTGCCCTTGCTGAGAATACGACatcaagaattgtttttgatgAAGTGTTGGCTGCTGCTGAGAAAGATATAGCTACAAAAGATGTATCTAGATTACGTGGGGGCTGGCCAGTACAGGATGTATTTCAT GCATTTTCCCAGCACACAGTTCTTTCACATTCTTTCTTGGAGCATATAATCTCGATCCTGAATGAAAGACCTATATTTCAAGGAGATTCAGTTAAGGGGGAGACTTCCAATAATGTTGGTGAAAGTAGTGTAGAAGATAATGTGCTGCACGCTGCTATGATAGCTCTTACTGCCTTCTTCAG AGGCGGCGCGAGAGTTGGAAAAAAGTCTGCGGAGCAAACTTATGGTGCAGTTTTTGCAACTCTTGTGCTTCACTTAGGAAATTGTCATAGTTTAGCTAATTCTGGCCAACAGGAACCACTGCG CGCGCTATTGGTTGCATTTAATGCATTTTGTGAATGTGTTGGTGATCTCGAGATGGGGAAG ATTCTGGCCAGGGACAGGGAACAAAATGAAGAGGAGACATGGATTGGACTAATCGGGGATCTTGCTTGGTGTATTTCCATTAAAAGGCCTAAAGAG GTACCTATAATTTCTTTGATTCTTTGTAAATCACTGGATCGACCCTCAAGGTATTTAAGGGAAGCAGCAGCTGCTGCACTGTCAGAGTTTGTGAGGTTCAG TGAGAGTTTTGGTCCTTTGTTGGAGCAGCTGGTTGAAGGATTGACTCGACATGTTTCTGATGATTCTCCTAATGTTAGGCGACTTTGTCTAAGAGGACTTGTACAG ATGCCACCAGTCCTTGTTATCCAGTATACCATTCAGATTCTCAGTGTTATTGTTGCTTTACTGGATGACCCAAATGAATCAGTTCAGCTAACTGCTGTCTCATGCTTGCAAAAG GTCCTTGGATCTGCTTCTACTGAAGCTGTAGAACCCATTTTGTTTAATCTTTCAGTTAGGCTGCGTAATCTTCAA GTATGCATGAATGCAAAGATTCGAGCTAATGCATTTGCAGCATTTGGGGCAATAAGCACGTATGGTTTTGGGCCACAACATGATGCTTTTCGTGAGCAG GTTCTTGCTGCCTTTCCGCGCTTGGTCTTGCATCTGCATGATGATGACCTTGGTGTGCGACGCGCTTGCCGG AACACATTCAAGCGCATTGCTCCTTTGATGGAACTTGATAGTGTTGTTGCTCTTGCAAACACGCATAGGTTTAGCTCTGATCATAG AGGTGACTATAAAGACTTTCTTAGAGATATTGCGAAGCTATTCACTCAACACATGTCTTCCAGGATTGATACTTACATGGCATCACTAATACAG GCTTTTGAGGCACCTTGGCCAGTAATTCAAGCAAATGCCATATACTTGTGTAGCAGTATAATTGCTTTGTCGAGTGTTCAGCATATCTCCACCCTTTACTTAAGACAG GTTTTCGGCATGTTGATTGGGAAGATAAATAGATCTCCGGATGCAATTGTGAGAGCAACGGGCTCTTTGGCTCTCGGTTTGCTACTAAAATCAACCAATTCCTCTTGGAAATCCACTCGTCTAGATGCACCAGACTCGCACCTTGTGGGACGCGAAACGGAATTTTCTTGGAGGTCATGA